Below is a genomic region from Halogeometricum sp. S1BR25-6.
GGCCGTCGCGGACCGCCTCGCGGGCGAACTGCATCGACGGGAGCAGGCGACGCTGGAGCACGCACGCGAGGGTGACGCCCGCTTCGCGGCACGCCGCCTCCATCTCGGCGACGCGTTCGGGCGTGACCTCCAGCGGTTTCTCGCAGAACACGTCCAGCCCCGCGGCCGCGGCGTCGACGACCACCTCCCGATGGGCGCCGTTCGGCGTGCAGACGCAGACGGCGTCGAGCGAGGCGTCCGCGAACATCTCGGCGTGGCCCCCGTACGCGGCGCAGTTGCGCGCCGACCCGAACGCCCGCGCCGTCGCGGGGGTGTGGTCGGCGCAGGCGCGGAGTTCCGCGCCCTCGACGGCCTCGATTGCGTCGGCGTGCGTCGCACCCATGCTCGCACAGCCCACGATGCCGAACCGGATGGGTGCGTCGGTCATCGGCGCACGCCTCCGGCGGGGGTCGATTCGGCGCTCGGTCTCCGCGGGACGGCGTCGTCGCTCTGTCTCGTCATCGACTCGAATCTCTGCTGGGAGGAGCATAAGCGTTCGCGGGGGAGAGATGCGGGAGAAGGCGTCCGGCGCGGTTCGGGTCGAGTCGACTCGGTTCGACTCAGGTGGACGGACCGGCGCGCGCGATGGCGAACTCGGTCAGTCCGTGCCGCTCGGCGCACGTCCGTTCCCCGTCGGCGACGGACCGCAGGCGCGCTTCGAGTTCCGCGGCGCCCGTCTCGCGGGCGTCGACGTCGATGTCGCCGGGAACGGCCGCGAGGGTGTCGGCGTCGCCCGAGAGCTTCACCACCGGGACGAGCGGGTGGCCGGCGGGCGTTCCGTGTCCGGTGACGTGGACCACGACGTGCGCGCCCGCGGCCGCGAGACCGGTCGTCGCCTCCGCGACGCGTGAGGGGGCGTCGAGCAGCGTCACGCCGCCGTTGACGTCGGCCGCCGCGCCGTACGCCGCGACGTCAACCACGGGAGCGTCGCCGAGGAAGCCGGTCGCCGCCTCGAATCCGCGTTCCGCCGCCTCGCTCCCGACGCGTGCGGCCCGCGCCGGCCGGTCGGCCGCGCCGAGCAGTCCGTCGAGGGCTTCGACGTCGGCGTCGCCGTCCCCATCGCGAAGGAGCGCCTGCGTCTCCTCGGGATGGGCGGCGAACCGCTCGTTGCCGGCGACGACGACCCGACCGCCGGCCGCCGTCACCCGCGCGACGAGTTCGCCGACGAGGGGGTAGGCGTGCGTCCGCGTCGCCGCCGAGAGGTCGTCGACGACGACGCCGACGGTGAGGTCGCCGAGCGTCGCGGCCGCGTCCGTCGCCTCCGCGGCCCGGTCGCCGAGTTCGGCGACCGCATCGGCCCCCTGTTCGACGCAGGCGTCCGTCCCGCCCGCCGCCTGAATCGCGAGTTCGCGCACCGGAACCCCGCGCTCCTCGACGGCGGCGGCGACGACGTCGCTGCGGACCGTCTCGCAGCCGAGACCGACGACGAGCGTTCCGGCGACGTTCGGGTTCCCGGCGAGGGCGACGAGCGTTCGCTCGGTCTGCTCCGCGTCGGCGCCGAGTTGTCCGCACCCGTGGTCGTGCGGGGCGGCGACCGCGCGGGGGTTTCGGGCCGCTATCTCCTCGCCGACCACGTGCGAACAGATGACCGAGGGGAGGACGAGCACGCGGTTGCGGACGCCGAGGCGACCGTCCGGCCGGCGGAACCCCTCGAAGCCGTCTCGGCATCGTTCGGGCCGCGCGGTTTCTCGGCTCATCGCTCCGCCTCCGTCGCGACGTCGCCGCGGCCCCGCGTGCTCTCGATGTTGTGGGTGTGGACCCATTCGCCGGCCGCCACGTCGCGCGTCGTCCGACCGATGACCTCGCCGTACTTGCGCACCGTCTCGCCGGACGAGAGGGAGTCGAGCGCGAAGGTGTGACCGAACGGCACGTCGTCGGCCACCGTCACCATCCGCCCCTCGCCGTCGACGTCGCGTCCGGCGGCGAGGTCTTCGAGGGCCGTCGCCACGGTGTCATCCTCGTGCAGAACGAGGGCGACGCCGTCGATGAGCGTTCCCTTCACGCGCGACGCACCTCCTCGCCGAGTTCGCTCGGTTGCACCTCGGTGATGGCGAACTCCTCCATCCGGCGGGTCTCGGCGGCGGTCCGCTTCCCGTCGGCCGCGTCGAGCACGCTCCGAAAGACGCGTTCGCCGACGGCTTCGACCGCCTCCTCACCCTCGACGACCGTTCCGGCGTTGACGTCCATGTTCGCGCTCATGCGCTCCCACGTCCGCGGATTGCCGGTCACCTTCAGGACGGGTGCGACCGGATTCCCCGTGGTGCTGCCGCGCCCGGTGGTGAAGACGATTACCTGCGCGCCGCCGGCCACCTTCCCGACGACGCTCTCCACGTCGTACCCCGGCGTGTCCATCAGGACGAGGCCGCCGCCGACGGGGAGTTGCTCGGCGTAGTCGACGATTCCGCGCACCGGCGTCGTCCCGCCCTTCGAGATGGCGCCGAGGCTCTTCTCCTCGATGGTCGTCAGTCCGCCCTCCTGGTTGCCGGGGGAGGGTTGGGCGCCCCTGAGGTCGACGCCCATCAGGTCGGCCGTCGCCTCGCGACGCTCGACGCGTTCGAGCAGGCGCTCCTTCGTCTCCGCGTCGACGCACCGCTCCGCGAGGACGTGTTCGGCGCCGATGAACTCCGGCGTCTCGCTGAACGAGGCGGTGCCGCCGGCGGCGACGAGGCGGTCGCACGCCTCGCCGACGGCAGGATTGGCCGCGATGCCCGAGGTGGCGTCGCTGCCGCCGCACTCGACGCCGACGACGAGTTCGCTCGCGTCGGCCGTCTCGCGGCGCGCCTCCGCGGCCGCCTCGTTCAGCGCCTCTGCGGTCGCCGCCCCTCGTTCGAGCGCCGGTCGCGTCCCGCCGACCGCTCGGACCGACAGCGTCTCGACCGGCTTTCCCGTCCGCGCGATGCGGTCCGCGACGTCGTCCGCGCGCACGTCCTCCGTCCCGAACTCGACGACCAGCGCCGCGCCGACGTTCGGGTTGCGGCCGACGCCGGCCAGCACCCGTTCGGTCTGGGCGCTCGCCTCCGGCGGTTGCGTCGTCCCCATCTGGTGCGGCGTCGCGCGCGCCCACGTCCCGGCCTCGTCCGCCACGCCGCGGGCGACGCTCGACGCCGCGACGGACGTCGGCAGGACGGCGACGTGATTCCGCACGCCGATTCGGCCGTTTTCGCGTCGATAGCCCGTGAACTCGGTCTCCATCGACTCGCGGTTCGGGAGCGACTCCCAAAGTCGTTTCGTCGGTCGAAGAGACGTCCGACCTCTCCGCCGTCCGCGGTCGGAACGCTCATACGACGCTCTCGCGTACCCGCGACCGATGCGAACCTACACCGTTCGACGCGTCGAGAGTGCGGTCGACGTCCCCTTGACCGGCGACGCCGACGACGCCGTCTGGCGCCGGGCCGAGGCGGCCGAACTCGACCGGTTTCAGTGGGGCGACGGCTCCGGCCCGGCGACGACGGTCCGTGCGCTCTCCGACGGCGAGGCGCTCTACCTCCAGTTCCACGCCGAGGATAGGGAGATAACCGCCGCTGTGACCGACCTGAACGGGCCGACGTTCGAGGACAGTTCCGTCGAGTTCTTCGCCTCGCCCGAACGGCGGGCGGACGGGGCGCCGACGTCGTACTTCAACTTCGAGGCGAACTGCTGCGGGACGTTCAAACTCGCGTGGCAGGAACCGGGGTGGCGCGAACGCGGCGTCGGACGGACGCTCGTCTCCCCCGCGGACGCGGCGGCCGTCGACGTGGAGACGTCCGTCCCCGGCCCGACGAAGACGGCCGACCCGGACGACGAATCTTGGTGGCTCGCCGCACGGCTTCCGCTCTCGACGCTCCGTTCGCTGACCGGCCTCCCGTTGGCGCTCGACCCGGGAACGGTCTGGCGCGGGAACTTCTACCGGAGCGGCGTTCCCGACGAGGAGAAGGGGACGTGGAACCGCATCGACCTGCCCGACCCGGCGTACCACTCTCCCGAGTTCTTCGGCCGGGTCGAGTTCGCCTGAACGGCGAACGCGAGGTGAGAACGGGGGATGGCGGGACGGCCGACAGCGGAGCGGCGGGACGGCCGACAGCGGAGCGGCGGGACGGCCGACAGCGGAGCGGCGGGACGGCCGACGGCTATTTGTCCGTCGTCACCGAACCACACGCCCGCGATGGAACGACCGTTCAGCGACGACGACAGGGACAAAGACGTCGTCACGTCAGAGGGCGACCGAGTCGGACGCGTTCGCGACGTCGACGGCGACGGCGATAGCGCGACCGTCGAAGCCGACGAGAGCCTCTCGGAGAAGCTTCTCGACAAACTCGGCTGGAGCGACGACGACGGTCCGAACGAGATTCGGCGCGACCAGGTCGACAGCAACACCGCGGACTACCTCCGACTCAAGCAGAAGTGGTGAGGTGCGGACCGGCGGGCGGCCGCCGGAGTCGCGGTTCGCGGCATCGAAACGACTTTTTCGGCGGGTGGCGAACCGAGCGCCATGGAGACACCGACTGCGCTGGTACTCGGGGAGACGACGTTCCCGTTTCACGACCTCGCGGAGATGGGCCCGCACGTCGAGTCGGCCCTCGGCGACGCGGCCGACGCGACTCGTTCGACCGACAGAGACGACCTGCTCGACCTCTCGGAGTACGACCTGGTCGTCGACTACCTGACCGACAGCGAGTTGACCGACGACCAACTGGCGGGGCTTCTCGGGTTCGTCCGCGACGGCGGCGGCTACCTCGGCCTCCACTGCGCCGCCGACCTCACGAGCGTGCACGCGGGCGGCGGCGAACTAGAACACCGCGAGGAGCCGTTCCCCGAACTCCGCGAACTCGTCGGCGGGCACTTTCTCACGCACCCCGAACAGTCGGAGTTCGGCGTCGACGTCGTCGCCGAGCACCCCGTCGTCGACGGCGTCGAGGACTTCCGGGTGTTCGACGAACCCTATCAGGTGGAGGCCGACGACGACGTGACCGTCCTCGCCCGAATGGACCACCCGGACCTCGAATCCTATCCCGTCGTCTGGGTCCGCGAGTACGGCGACGGCCGGGTCTGCTACGCCTCGCTCGGTCACACGGCGGAGGCGTTCGAGAACGAGGCGTATCGACGGCTCCTCCGAAACGCCGTCGGGTGGCTCGTCCGCGACTGAACCCCCGGCCCGAGCACCTGAGCGCTTATCCCGGTCGACCACGAACGCTGCGGGTATGGGAATACGGAAAACAGACATAACCGTGTACGTGTACGTCCTCGGGGTGCTGCTCTCGGGGATGTGGCTGGCTCAGCAGCTCGGAACGGACTGGTCGCCGCTGATACTCACCGTCGTGGCCGTCGTGGCCGCTGGATGGACGCTCTACTATCGGTTCTCGATCGGTCCTCGCATCGAGACGAACAAGCGGGATGGCGACGAACACGACGGTGAGGACGCCGGACCGTCGACCGCCGCGAAGACGCAGACCGGCGAAGACGCCTGACGGCGGCGCGCGGCGTCTACTCCTCGCGGAAGTACGGGATGATCTCCGTTTCGTAGTGGTGCATCGTCTCCTCGAAGTCACCCACGGGGATGAGGACGAGGTTGTCGACCCCGGCGTCTCGGAACGCTTCGATGCGTTCGATGGCGCGTTCGGGGCTCCCGGCGACGCAGATCTCGTCGACGGCCTCGTCGGGGATGCGCTCGGCCGCCGCGGCCAGTTGCCGTTCCTGCTCTTCGTCGAACGCCATCTGCCACATGATGGGCGTCTCCGCGGCGATGTCCTCGTACCCCATGTCTTCGAGGAGGGGCGGGCGGAGCGCGAGGTTCACTCGGTTGCGCTCGACGCCGGCCTCGCGGGCCGCCTCGCCGTCTTCGGCGACGGCCGTCGGAACCATGACTGCGCGCGAGATGTCGCCGCGGTCGCGGCCGCGCGACTCGGCGACGTCGAGCACCTTCCGCAGGTCGGCCTCGTACTGGTCGGGGGCGTACACCCACGGGAACCAGCCGTCGGCGACGGCGCCCGTCAGTCCGCGCATGCTCTCGCCGTAGCCCCCGATCCAGAGCGGCGGTCGCGGCTTCTGTACCGGTTTCAACCCCAGGTGCGCCTCGTCCAACTCGAAGTACTCTCCCGAGAAGGAGAGCGGTTCCTCGACCGTCGACGTCCAGAGGCCGTCGACGATCTTGACGCACTCCCTGAACCGCGTGTAGGGGTCCTCCCAGTCGATGTCCTCGATGGGGGCGAAGTTGAACGCCTCGCCCGCCCCGATGCCGAGGCCAGCGCGGCCGTCCGTCATCCGGTCCAGCGTCGCGGTGACGTGCGCGAGTTCCGTCGGGTGACGGCGCACGGAGTCGGAGACGCCGGGCATCAGCGTCACGTCCTCGGTTCGTTGCGCCATCGCGCCGAGCACGGAGAACGCCTCCCACGGCGGGTCGACGAGGTACTCCTCGGAGCCGGTCGGATGGAAGAGGTGGTCGGGAACCGTGACGGCGTCGAATCCGGCGTCCTCGACGCGGGCCGCCCGTTCGACGGCCCGCCCCGGGTCGCCGTAGCTCACTACCTGACAGCCGAACGCGAGTTCGCTCGCTGGTGAGGTCGACATCGGCCGTATACTCTCCGTGACGCGGTAAATAACTGGTCGTCGGGGGAAGCGAGGGCGGCGCCGTCCGGCCGCCTCGCGTCCCGCCGAGAGCGGCCGCTACCCGCGGAGCACCGACGCGTCGAGGTCGTAGGCCTCGAAGTACTCCCGCTCTCGCTCTACGAGTTCGGCGAACAGGTCGCGCGCCTCTTCTCTCGAAACGGTGACCAGCGGTTCGTTGAGGAACGCCTGGAAGGCGAGGTCGAGGTCGCCGGCGAACCCGGCCTCGATCAGCGTCTCCTGATTGGCGACGTGGCGCGCCACCATGCTCTCCACTTCGGTCGGCAGGCCGCCCGCGCAGAGCGGCGACACGTCGTCGCCCGAGAGCAGGGCGTTCGTCTCCACGACGGCGCCCTCCGGAAGGCCGTCGACCTGCCCCTCGTTGGGGTAGTTGAGGTGCGTTACGAACGGTTTCTCGCCGACGAGCGCCCGCATGATGTCGACCGCTTCCTCTCCCGATTCCCGGAACTCGAAGGCCGCGTCGCCGGCGAGGTACTGCTCCATCTCGTCGGGGCCGTCGGAGTCGTCGACGCGGGCCGAACTCGGCGTGAGGCGGATGCCGAACCGCTGCACCTCCTCGGGTTCGTCGATGCTCAGATACCAGGGGACGAACTCCGCGAGGTGGCGGTCGCCCGCCGCGCCGAGGACGCCGAAGCGGTTGTACAGGTCGAACGCGACCTCCTCGTTGTTCACCCAGTAGGATTCGCCGTCCAACGCGCCCGGTTCGCGGTCGAACAGCGGCTTCCGCCGTTCGAGTTCCTCATCGAGGTATTGAAAGAGGTCGTGGTCGCGCCACGTCGCCTCGTCCACCCACGTGAAGTGGTTGATTCCCTTCACGTTGACTCGAACCTCGTCGCGGCTCACGTCCTCGGCCTCCTCGACGTACCGCTCGGCCATCTCCGCGAACAGTTCTTGAGTCTTGAACACCTCGTGACAGAGTCCGATGGCCTTGATGTCGGGGAACTCCTCGTACAACGCCCGCGTGCAGACCGTCATCGGGTTGGTGTAGTTGATGACCCACGCGTCCGGACAGCGCTCGCGGACCGTCGCGGCTATTTCGCGGTACTGCGGAATCGCCCGCAGGGCGCGCACCGCGCCGCCGGGGCCGACGGTGTCGGCGACCGTCTGGTAGACGCCGTACTCCTGCGGCACGTCGATGTCGTGGACGAACGTCTCCTCGGGGTCGTCCTGTATCGAGCAGACGACGAAGTCGGCGCCGTCGAGGGCGTCGCCCATCTCCCGCGTCGCCTCGAACGTCCAGTCGCCGACGGCCTCCTCGCGCCGCATCACCTGGTTCGCGAGTTCGGCGTTCTGCTCCGCCATCTCGTAGTTCACGTCGTACAGCGCGACGGTTCCGGCGAGGTCGGGGCACTGCGCGAGGTCGTTGATGAGCGTGTGCGCCCACCCCCGACTCCCGCCGCCGACGTAACCGATCTTCAGATTCCGGGCCGGGCCCGACGGTGCGCGCTCTCCGCGCTCCGAGAGCTGATACATACGATAACAGGTGGCGCGACGAGCACGCAAATAACTGTCGTTCTCGGAGACCGTCCGTCCCGTTCGGAACGCCGAGCTAGGCCGGCGGTCCGTCCCACTCGTCGCCGTCGTCGCGCGGGCGGTACCCGATGCGGTTGCGGGCGCGTTCGATGTCGAACCAGCGGTTTCGGTTGTCGCTGACGCCGTGGAAGATGTCGAACTCGACGTCGTCGTCGTCGAGGCAGCATTCGACCATATGCGCGAAGTCGCGGCGCGACTGCCACATCGCCTTCATCCGGGCCGCCCAGCGCTCGTACTCCTCGCTGTCGCGCTCGATTTCCCCCTCCTCGGCCTTCTGCTCGGCATCGCCGTAGGGGTGGTCGTACTCGGCGTCGTTGACGGTGCAGATGCGGAGCGCGTAGAACCGCTTCGGGTACTCGTGGTTCTCGACGTAGTAGCGGCCGAGGTCCTCGCCGAAACTCTTCGAGGCGCCGTAGTAGGAGTCCGGACGGACGGGGTCGTCGTGCCGCAGGAGCAGGTCCGTCTCGCCGGTGTACAGTTCGGGTGCGAACTCCTCCTCGTACTCGCCCATCACGTGGTTCGTCGACCCGAAGACGAACGTCTCCACCTCGTTCTCGCGCGCGGCTTCGAGCGCGTTGTACATCCCGACGATGTTCGGTTCGAAGACGTCCGCCCACGACCCCTCGGCGCTCGGATACGCCGCGAGGTGGACGAGCGCGTCGTGCCCCGCGGCCGTCTCGGCCAGTTTCTCGCGGTCCGTGACGTTCCCGACCACCGTCTCGTAGCCGCCGTACGGATGGTCGTCGGGGCGGTCCGAGCGGTTGTAGTAGGTGAAATCGTACTCCGGTCGGTCGTGCAGGTGGTCAATGAGCGCGGTGCCGCAGCGTCCGTACACCCCGGTCAAGAGGACGTCCATATCGACTACCCGCGGACCAGCGGTAAAACGATTCCGTCTGTTTCGAGCGACCGCGGCGACGCGCGCACGTCTCGCGCGCGCCTCCGGCGGCCGCGGCTCACCCCGTCAGAACCGTCACGGGACCGTCGAAGTTGAGCACGAGGCGCTGGGCGGTGTCGCCGAACAGCGCCTTCCCTGTGGGCGAGCGCTGCCGCCCGGCGACGTAAACGTGGTCGCACCCGCGTTCGCCGGCGACGCGGACCACCTCGTCCGCCAACTCGTCCTCCTCGGCGACGACGCTGACGACGTCGTACTCGACGGTGCCGTCGAGGCCCGCGAACGCCTCGTCGGCGGCCTCCTCGGCGAACCGGTCGGCGACTTCTCGGGCCGAATCGGAGTTGAGCGGGGTGTTGGCCGCCTCGCTCATCGCCTGCAGCGTCTCGGCGTTCTCGGCTATCTCCTCCTCCGTGATGCGCGTGAGCAGGACGAGCGGAGTGCCCGTTCCGGCGGCTATCTGCCCGGCCTCGGCGAGGAGGCGTTCGTGCGAGTCCGTACTATCGACTACGACTAGCGACGACTGCATACCGGTGACACGATACTTCCACCCATAAAACTATCCCGCCGGACGGGGCGAACGGCGCTCGTCACCCGTCGTTCTTCCTCTCAGGACGCTTCTCAGCGGTCGGCGCGGTAGCGTTCGACGGCGTCCTCGTCGACGTCGATACCCAATCCCGGTTCCTGCGGGACGGCCACCTCGCCGCCCGTCGGGTCGAACGGGGTCTCCAGAATCTCCTCCCGGAGCGGGTTCTCGCTCCGGTCGAACTCGACCATCATCGGTTCGGGCACGTTCCGCGTGTGGGGGTACTCCGAGACGCTCGCGGCGAACTGCACCGCCGCCGCCAGTCCGACCGCGCTGTTCCAGACGTGCGGGCGGACGGCGACGTTCTCCGTCGTCGCCAGGTCCGCGATTCGGCTCGCCTCGGTGAGGCCGCCGCAGCGACCGAGGTTCGGTTGGACGACGTCGACGGTCCGGTCGTCGACGAGGCGTTTGAACTCGAAGCGGCCGTAGTGCGCCTCGCCGGCCGCGAGGGGAACGTCGACGCGACTCTTCACCTCGCGGTAGCCCGAGAGGTTCTCCGGCGGGACCGGTTCCTCCATCCACGTCACGTCGAACTCTTCGATGGCTTTGGCGGTCCGAATCGCCTGCCGCGGTCGGTAGTTGCCGTTGATGTCGACCATCAGGCGCGCGTCGTCGCCGAGCACCTTCCGGGCGGTCCGCACCCGTTCGACGTCGGAGTCGGTGCCGGCTCCGATTTTGATTTTCGCCGCGGAGAACCCCTCCTCGACCGCCTCGTGCATCGGTTCGGCGATGTCGCGGTCCTCCTCGGTGAAGTACATCGTCGAGGCATAGGCGTCGAGCGTCTCGCGGGACTGTCCGCCGAGGAGTCGATGTATCGATTTTCCGGTGGCTTTCCCGACGAGGTCCCACAGTGCCACGTCGATGCCGCTCAGCGCGCTCTGGACGAAGACGCTCCCGCCGAAGTGGTAGGGGTCGGTGAACGATTCGTCGGCGAGACGCCGCACGTCGAAGGGGTCCATGCCGACGACGGCGTCGCGAAAGAACTCGTCGACGACGGGCGCGACGACGCTCCCCGGTGCGAACGCCTCCCCCCACCCGGTCTCGCCCTCGTCGGTCTCGACCCGGAGGAGCGTCGTCGCCCGGTCGTGCCCGAACCCCCGCGCGTCTCCGAGTCCCCGCCCCTCGGCGAGCCTGTGCGATATCGGAATCACCTCGACGTCCGTGACCTGCATGACCGATACACCGCGGAGCGCTCCAATATAGCTTCCGCCGAGCGATTCGTCGGTATCGCGTCGCGGGATTCCGCGGACCGCGTTCGGGTCGGCGCTTCCGGACCGTCTTCGGCCCGTGCGCAACTTCCGACACGGCCGTGCGTACCTAACATTTATTTGCCGAGGTTCTGAACGGATGGTCGCCGCCCACCATGTCATACGATAGACGTACGTTCATGCGAACGATCGGTGCAGGGAGTATCGGGAGCGCGTCCCTCCTCGCGAGCGGGACAGCCACGGCGGACCGCTCCGAGCGCGGTGATTCGGCCGCCGGGTCGTACTTCGACCCCGACGACGGGTTCGCCAACGCAGCGTCGTGGCTCGACGACGACACGCCCGTGTACGCGGTCACCGAACCAACCCGCGAGGCGTTCGAGGCCGCCGTCAACCGGAGCGGACCGCGGGTCGTCGTGTTCGAGACCAGCGGCACCATCGACCTGGGCGCGGAACGACTCACCGTCGACGAAGACGAACTCTACCTCGCTGGGCAGACCGCGCCGTCACCGGGAATAACGCTCATCCGGGGCGGTCTCTGGGTCGACGCCGACGACTGCCTGCTCAGGCACGTTCGGGTACGCCCGGGTGACGCCGGACAGGACGATGGGTGGATTCCCGACGGCGTGCGGACGGCCGACGGGACGGAAAACAACGTCGTCGACCACTGTTCGATCACCTGGGCGGTCGACGAGAACGGCTCACCGGGGTACGACTCGCGGCGGACGACGTACTCGAACTGCATCATGGCGGAGGGGTTAGCCGACGCCACGCACCCGAAGGGGACTCACTCCTACGGGTCGCTCGTCGGCGACGGCTCCGAGAAAGTCGCGCTGTACGGCAACATCTGGGCCCACAACATCGGCCGCAACCCGCGATTGAAAGCCGAGACGCGGAGCGCGGTCGTGAACAACGTGATGTACCACTACGACGAGGCGGTCAACCTCGACGACTCGACGGTGGCGAGCCTCGTCGGCAACTCCTTCCTCCGGGTCGACGAAGGGGATTACAACGTCGAAGGCGGCGGGGAGGTGTACGGCGAGAACAACACTACCGACCCGGAGACGCCGATGTACGGCCCCGACGTGACGCTCCTCGACGACACGCCGCTGTGGCCCGACGGGCTCTCGCCGCTCTCGGCGGCCGACGCGGAGCGACACGCCCTCGCGTACGCGGGGGCGCGTCCCGCCGACCGGACGTATCACGACCGGCGTGTCGTCAGCGACGTCCGAAACTTCGACGGCGAGTTCATCGATAGCCAGTCTGCGGTCGGCGGCTACCCGGACCTCGCCGAGAACAGTCGGGACCTGCACGTTCCGAACGGCGGCCTGCGCCGCTGGCTCGAATCGCACGCGATTCGCGTCGAACAGGGCGGCGCTCGTTCGCACTGATTCGGTCGACGGCGGCGAATCGACGGCGGCGTCGGAGCGTCCGTCGCCCCGGCTATTCTCTCGTCACTCGTCGTCGTAGCGGAATTCGGTCCACGGACCCTCCTCGAACGGGTACTCCTCCAGGACGTCGAAGTCCACCTCGAATCCGAGTCCGGGGTCGTCCGAGAGCGTCAGCACGCCGTCCTCGACGTCCGGCGCGCCCTCGACGATGTCGAACGCGAGGTCGAACGGGTACATGCCGGGGTCGTCTCCCGACCCGACGTCGAGCACCGGGTCGTCCTCGAAGACGGGGTATTCGAGGAGCGACACGTCGGGCGCGGCGGCGACGAGGTGCGCGTTGGCGAGGAGGCCGACCCACGTCCCGAAGTTGTGCGGGACGAACTCCACGTCGCGACCGGCGCAGTACTCGACGGCGTCGCGGCACCCGGTGTAGCCGCAGTGGTGGCGCACGTCCCCCTGTAGGAAGTCGACCGCGCCCGTCTCGCCGAGTTCGACCAACCCCTCGGGCGTCGGTTCGCTCTCCCCGCCGGCCAGCGGTGTCCCCGTCTCCGCGAGGTCGACGTACCCCGCGCGGTCGTCCGGCGCGACGGGTTCTTCCACCCAGTAACAGTCCCGGTCGCCGGCGAACGCGACGAGGTCCTGGACCGTCTCGCGGTCGTAGCCGTCGCGCACCTTCCACCACGTGTGCACGTCGAGCATCACTTCCATCTCGCCGGCCGCCTCGGAGACGAGTTCGACGGTCCGGCGGTCCCCGTCGGGGCCGATTCCCGGCCGGTACTTGTAGCCGAAGAAGCCGAGGTCGCGGATGGTCGCCGCCTGTTCGGCGTACGCCTCCGGTTCCATGTACATTCCGGCGCTGGCGTACAGCGGCATCTCCCGGGTCGGGTCCGTCCCGTACTCGTCGGCGAGAAGTTCGTATATCGGCGCGCCCACCTCCTTCCCGCGGAGGTCGTAGAGCGCCACGTCGACGGCCGAACGCGCCTCGTACCGCAGGTTGTCGGGGAGGTTCGTCGCCCGGAGCAGGTCGTGCGCGTCCGACACCTCCTCGACGGTCTCGCCTTCGAGGGCGTCCGCGACGGCGCCGTCGACCACGTCCGCGAAGGTG
It encodes:
- a CDS encoding NAD-dependent epimerase/dehydratase family protein, whose amino-acid sequence is MDVLLTGVYGRCGTALIDHLHDRPEYDFTYYNRSDRPDDHPYGGYETVVGNVTDREKLAETAAGHDALVHLAAYPSAEGSWADVFEPNIVGMYNALEAARENEVETFVFGSTNHVMGEYEEEFAPELYTGETDLLLRHDDPVRPDSYYGASKSFGEDLGRYYVENHEYPKRFYALRICTVNDAEYDHPYGDAEQKAEEGEIERDSEEYERWAARMKAMWQSRRDFAHMVECCLDDDDVEFDIFHGVSDNRNRWFDIERARNRIGYRPRDDGDEWDGPPA
- a CDS encoding universal stress protein, whose product is MQSSLVVVDSTDSHERLLAEAGQIAAGTGTPLVLLTRITEEEIAENAETLQAMSEAANTPLNSDSAREVADRFAEEAADEAFAGLDGTVEYDVVSVVAEEDELADEVVRVAGERGCDHVYVAGRQRSPTGKALFGDTAQRLVLNFDGPVTVLTG
- a CDS encoding mandelate racemase/muconate lactonizing enzyme family protein; this translates as MQVTDVEVIPISHRLAEGRGLGDARGFGHDRATTLLRVETDEGETGWGEAFAPGSVVAPVVDEFFRDAVVGMDPFDVRRLADESFTDPYHFGGSVFVQSALSGIDVALWDLVGKATGKSIHRLLGGQSRETLDAYASTMYFTEEDRDIAEPMHEAVEEGFSAAKIKIGAGTDSDVERVRTARKVLGDDARLMVDINGNYRPRQAIRTAKAIEEFDVTWMEEPVPPENLSGYREVKSRVDVPLAAGEAHYGRFEFKRLVDDRTVDVVQPNLGRCGGLTEASRIADLATTENVAVRPHVWNSAVGLAAAVQFAASVSEYPHTRNVPEPMMVEFDRSENPLREEILETPFDPTGGEVAVPQEPGLGIDVDEDAVERYRADR
- a CDS encoding mandelate racemase/muconate lactonizing enzyme family protein — protein: MRITNVSGYALSSPIDPPQDRPFHGGVRRLRKRDVVLVVVESSDGRYGAATAGASSSAMREYFEGDSQGTFADVVDGAVADALEGETVEEVSDAHDLLRATNLPDNLRYEARSAVDVALYDLRGKEVGAPIYELLADEYGTDPTREMPLYASAGMYMEPEAYAEQAATIRDLGFFGYKYRPGIGPDGDRRTVELVSEAAGEMEVMLDVHTWWKVRDGYDRETVQDLVAFAGDRDCYWVEEPVAPDDRAGYVDLAETGTPLAGGESEPTPEGLVELGETGAVDFLQGDVRHHCGYTGCRDAVEYCAGRDVEFVPHNFGTWVGLLANAHLVAAAPDVSLLEYPVFEDDPVLDVGSGDDPGMYPFDLAFDIVEGAPDVEDGVLTLSDDPGLGFEVDFDVLEEYPFEEGPWTEFRYDDE